Proteins co-encoded in one Acidobacteriota bacterium genomic window:
- a CDS encoding O-antigen ligase family protein, with translation MAGHSDNVSHHQLAGWMRGAADAVVVAVPLLVVPGLATPFSTPKTIVIAAWAALGLAAVVRARINPLARLDPVLFALLACWLGAVALSALTGAAASPAALLAAVLPAAAFIVLLGLRPEPDGLMRAAAAAGLAVALVAVLQRAGADPFRLFGWTGPAGGSDRLRVFATLGNPNFVAACLTAALPAVWAAARTLAPRWRPALLLPGGALVAGGILATGSRAPVAAVLAWAGWTLLRGAARRPRLALGLALGLAAAGALVVAFSTARPLDETVRGRVHIWRTALAHVTEAPWLGFGPGGFELFYPRWETDRLAAAGTDRRFAGLSAHAHNDYVEALVDHGVIGLMLFVAFPAVILWRFAAARQAEPTVAAEGAAAGAVGILAVAFVDFPFHRPTETFFFWLYLSIVCDMILSFPTAPVESQAVTRRAAPEANTGGPV, from the coding sequence ATGGCCGGGCACTCAGACAACGTTTCGCACCACCAACTGGCCGGCTGGATGCGGGGAGCCGCGGATGCGGTGGTGGTTGCCGTTCCGCTCCTGGTAGTTCCCGGCCTGGCGACGCCGTTCTCGACACCCAAAACCATCGTGATTGCGGCCTGGGCGGCGCTCGGTCTGGCGGCGGTCGTCCGGGCGCGGATCAACCCGCTGGCGCGACTGGACCCGGTGCTGTTCGCCCTTCTGGCCTGCTGGCTGGGGGCCGTCGCCCTGTCGGCCCTGACGGGCGCCGCGGCGTCCCCGGCGGCGCTCCTGGCGGCCGTACTCCCGGCGGCGGCGTTCATCGTGCTGTTAGGATTGCGCCCGGAACCGGATGGGCTGATGCGCGCCGCGGCCGCCGCCGGACTGGCGGTGGCCCTCGTCGCCGTGTTGCAGCGGGCCGGCGCCGATCCGTTCCGCCTGTTCGGGTGGACGGGGCCGGCGGGCGGCTCGGACCGGCTGCGGGTGTTCGCCACCCTGGGCAATCCCAACTTCGTCGCCGCGTGTCTCACCGCGGCCCTGCCCGCCGTTTGGGCGGCGGCGCGGACACTGGCGCCGCGGTGGCGTCCGGCTCTCTTGCTGCCGGGTGGCGCCCTGGTGGCCGGCGGAATCCTCGCCACCGGCTCCCGTGCCCCGGTCGCGGCCGTGCTGGCCTGGGCGGGCTGGACCCTGCTCCGCGGCGCGGCGCGCCGGCCCCGGCTGGCGCTGGGACTGGCGCTGGGGCTGGCGGCGGCGGGTGCGCTCGTGGTGGCGTTTTCGACGGCCCGGCCGCTGGACGAGACCGTGCGGGGGCGCGTTCATATCTGGCGCACCGCGCTGGCCCACGTGACCGAGGCGCCATGGCTCGGCTTCGGCCCGGGCGGATTCGAGCTCTTCTACCCGCGCTGGGAGACCGATCGGCTCGCGGCCGCAGGGACCGACCGGCGGTTCGCCGGCCTGTCGGCTCACGCGCACAACGATTATGTGGAGGCGCTGGTGGACCACGGCGTCATCGGACTGATGCTGTTCGTGGCATTCCCGGCGGTGATCCTGTGGCGATTCGCGGCCGCCCGTCAGGCCGAACCGACCGTGGCCGCCGAGGGAGCGGCCGCCGGGGCGGTGGGTATCCTGGCCGTGGCCTTCGTGGATTTCCCATTTCACCGGCCGACTGAAACGTTTTTCTTCTGGCTCTATCTAAGCATCGTATGCGACATGATCCTATCGTTTCCGACGGCGCCGGTGGAATCGCAGGCGGTCACCCGGCGTGCCGCTCCGGAAGCCAACACAGGAGGACCCGTATGA
- a CDS encoding NAD(P)H-dependent oxidoreductase yields the protein MPRILAFSGSARAESFNQRLVGIAAAGARAAGAEVTLVNLADYPMPFFNQDLEDRDGMPEHARAFKRLLAAHDGFLIASPEYNSAFTPLLKNTLDWASRAESDDEPGLMAFKGKVAVLMAASPGGFGGIRSLMLLRLFLNHLTVLVLPDQLVVPFAHKAFNPDGSLAKASEQEAALGLGRRLAEALSRQV from the coding sequence ATGCCCAGAATCCTTGCCTTCTCGGGAAGCGCCCGGGCCGAGTCGTTCAACCAGCGGCTCGTCGGCATCGCCGCCGCCGGCGCCCGGGCCGCCGGCGCCGAGGTCACCCTCGTCAACCTGGCCGACTATCCCATGCCGTTCTTCAACCAGGACCTGGAAGACCGCGACGGCATGCCGGAGCACGCCCGCGCCTTCAAGCGGCTGCTCGCCGCCCATGACGGGTTCCTCATCGCCTCGCCCGAGTACAACAGCGCCTTCACGCCGCTGCTCAAGAACACCCTGGACTGGGCCTCCCGCGCCGAGAGCGACGACGAGCCGGGCCTGATGGCATTCAAGGGCAAGGTGGCGGTCCTCATGGCCGCTTCGCCGGGCGGCTTCGGCGGCATCCGCAGCCTGATGCTGCTCCGGCTGTTCCTCAACCATTTGACCGTGCTGGTGCTGCCGGACCAGCTGGTCGTGCCCTTCGCCCACAAGGCCTTCAACCCCGACGGCTCGCTGGCCAAGGCCAGCGAGCAGGAGGCGGCGCTGGGGCTCGGGCGGCGGCTCGCCGAGGCGCTGAGCCGGCAGGTATGA
- a CDS encoding asparaginase has translation MTATPEVLVTVTRSGRVECRHRGSVAVVDGGGRLVREIGDPGTVTYMRSAAKPIQALAVVASGAADRFAFTDEELAVMCASHYGEPDHRRVVASILTKVGLEPSALHCGTPPSIRAEIALAQARAGEAQTPLVSDCSGKHAGILAVCIHRGFPVAGYHRPDHPVQRMIRNILAAVSGEPEASIGVGVDGCSVPVFALPLRQMARAYARLAEPSGLPPELAAAARRIAGAMTAHPFMLAGTGGFCTALAAAGGGRWVNKLGAEGVYCLGVKEPNLGIALKIEDGALRAVPPAAMRALALLGLLSPEDVAALAEFAAAPNRNDLGEIVGELSGVFSLTVV, from the coding sequence ATGACCGCAACCCCCGAAGTGCTCGTCACCGTCACCCGCAGCGGCCGCGTGGAATGCCGCCACCGCGGCAGTGTCGCTGTCGTGGACGGCGGCGGCCGCCTCGTCCGCGAGATCGGCGACCCCGGCACGGTCACCTACATGCGCTCGGCCGCCAAGCCGATTCAGGCCCTGGCGGTGGTGGCCAGCGGCGCGGCCGACCGCTTCGCCTTCACCGACGAGGAGCTGGCGGTCATGTGCGCCTCCCATTACGGTGAGCCGGACCACCGGCGAGTGGTGGCGTCGATCCTGACGAAGGTCGGATTGGAGCCATCAGCGCTGCACTGCGGCACCCCGCCGTCGATCCGGGCCGAGATCGCCCTGGCGCAGGCCCGGGCGGGGGAAGCGCAAACGCCGCTGGTGAGCGACTGCTCGGGCAAGCACGCCGGCATCCTGGCGGTGTGCATCCATCGCGGTTTTCCCGTAGCCGGGTATCACCGGCCCGACCACCCGGTCCAGCGGATGATCCGCAACATCCTGGCCGCGGTGAGCGGCGAGCCGGAGGCGTCGATCGGGGTGGGTGTGGACGGCTGCTCGGTGCCGGTGTTCGCCCTGCCGCTGCGACAGATGGCGCGGGCCTACGCGCGGCTGGCGGAGCCGTCCGGCCTGCCGCCGGAACTTGCCGCCGCGGCCCGGCGGATCGCCGGCGCCATGACCGCCCACCCGTTCATGCTGGCCGGCACCGGCGGTTTCTGCACCGCCCTGGCCGCCGCCGGAGGCGGCCGCTGGGTGAACAAGCTCGGCGCGGAGGGAGTCTACTGCCTCGGGGTGAAGGAGCCGAACCTGGGCATCGCCCTCAAGATTGAGGACGGCGCGCTCCGGGCCGTGCCGCCGGCGGCGATGCGCGCGCTGGCGCTGCTGGGCCTGCTCTCGCCGGAGGACGTCGCGGCTCTGGCCGAGTTCGCGGCGGCGCCCAACCGCAACGACCTGGGTGAGATCGTCGGCGAGCTGAGCGGCGTGTTCTCACTGACCGTGGTTTAA
- a CDS encoding pyridoxal-phosphate dependent enzyme: protein MNDQPADTSTVDPADLTPKLADVRVAAERIRPYAHRTPVLTCAGLDALAGARLHFKCENLQKVGAFKFRGACNAVFSLSEAELRRGVATHSSGNHAAALALAARLRGATAHIVMPRTAPAVKQAAVAGYGGRIVFCEPTLAARETTLAEVTAATGAVFIHPYNNPRVIAGQGTAALELLADAPALDIVITPVGGGGLLSGTAVAATGVAPGIRVLAGEPAAADDACRSLQAGRILPSLDPVTVADGLRTSLGDQTFPIISRLVERILTVSEAGIIRAMRLIWERMKIVVEPSAAVPLAAILEHPEVFRGRRVGIILSGGNVDLDHLPWGVDG, encoded by the coding sequence ATGAACGATCAACCTGCCGACACGTCCACCGTTGATCCGGCCGATCTGACGCCGAAGCTCGCGGACGTGCGGGTCGCCGCCGAGCGGATCCGCCCGTACGCCCACCGCACCCCCGTGCTCACCTGCGCCGGCCTCGACGCGCTGGCCGGCGCCCGGCTCCACTTCAAGTGCGAGAACCTGCAGAAGGTGGGTGCCTTCAAGTTCCGCGGCGCGTGCAACGCCGTCTTCTCCCTGTCCGAGGCGGAGCTCCGCCGGGGCGTGGCCACCCACTCGTCGGGCAACCACGCCGCCGCCCTGGCCCTGGCCGCCCGGCTGCGGGGCGCAACGGCGCACATCGTCATGCCCCGCACGGCGCCGGCGGTGAAGCAGGCGGCCGTGGCCGGCTACGGCGGCCGGATCGTGTTCTGCGAGCCCACCCTGGCGGCGCGCGAGACGACGCTGGCCGAGGTGACTGCGGCCACCGGCGCCGTCTTCATCCATCCGTACAACAACCCACGCGTCATCGCCGGTCAGGGGACGGCGGCGTTGGAGCTGCTGGCCGACGCGCCGGCGCTCGACATCGTCATCACCCCGGTGGGCGGCGGCGGGCTGCTCAGCGGCACGGCCGTTGCCGCCACCGGCGTCGCGCCCGGCATCCGGGTGCTGGCCGGCGAGCCTGCGGCCGCCGACGACGCCTGCCGATCGCTCCAGGCGGGCCGGATCCTCCCCTCCCTCGATCCGGTCACCGTGGCCGACGGACTGCGCACGTCGCTCGGCGATCAAACCTTCCCCATCATCAGCCGGCTGGTGGAGCGGATCCTCACCGTCAGCGAAGCCGGCATAATCCGGGCCATGCGCCTGATCTGGGAGCGCATGAAGATCGTCGTGGAGCCGTCCGCCGCGGTGCCGCTGGCGGCGATCCTGGAGCACCCCGAGGTGTTCCGGGGCCGGCGGGTGGGCATCATTCTCTCAGGCGGGAATGTGGACCTGGATCATTTGCCATGGGGAGTTGATGGTTGA